Proteins co-encoded in one Candidatus Thiodictyon syntrophicum genomic window:
- a CDS encoding DUF1415 domain-containing protein, translating into MIDTEQVITQTKKWVAEVVVGCNFCPFAAKPVRRGSIHYQVEAAADEQSCLDALLRECHRLDEQPAIETTLLIFPEAYPGFDDYLDLVALAEDLLAAQGYEGVYQVAGFHPDYRFAEAPADDPANYTNRSLYPMLHLIREEGIDQALAHYTDPEGIADRNIAFAREKGLVYLKMLRDNCL; encoded by the coding sequence GGTGGCCGAGGTCGTGGTCGGATGCAATTTCTGTCCCTTTGCCGCCAAGCCGGTCAGGCGCGGCAGTATCCATTACCAGGTCGAGGCCGCCGCCGACGAGCAGTCCTGCCTGGACGCCCTCCTGCGCGAGTGTCACCGGCTGGATGAGCAGCCGGCGATCGAGACCACGCTGCTGATCTTTCCCGAGGCCTATCCGGGGTTCGACGACTATCTGGACCTGGTCGCGCTGGCGGAGGACCTGCTGGCCGCGCAAGGCTATGAGGGCGTCTATCAGGTCGCGGGCTTCCACCCGGATTACCGCTTTGCCGAGGCCCCGGCGGACGACCCGGCAAATTATACCAACCGGTCACTCTACCCGATGCTGCACCTGATCCGCGAAGAGGGCATCGACCAGGCCTTGGCCCATTACACCGATCCGGAAGGAATCGCGGACAGGAATATCGCCTTTGCCCGCGAGAAGGGGCTGGTTTACCTGAAGATGCTGCGAGATAACTGTCTCTGA